In Candidatus Woesearchaeota archaeon, a genomic segment contains:
- a CDS encoding DUF134 domain-containing protein, with translation MAPRPLKMRRVRGSPNSSYFKPAGIRARDLEKIELTLAEFEAIRLKDSLGLEQKECADKMVISQPTFHRLILSARKKLADAIVFGKAIKINQEDSEEE, from the coding sequence ATGGCTCCAAGACCATTGAAAATGCGAAGAGTGCGGGGAAGCCCAAACTCTTCATACTTTAAACCCGCAGGAATACGAGCAAGAGATTTAGAAAAAATAGAGTTAACTTTAGCTGAATTTGAAGCAATTAGATTAAAAGATTCCTTGGGTTTAGAACAAAAAGAATGTGCAGATAAAATGGTTATTTCTCAGCCTACTTTTCATCGACTTATCTTATCAGCTCGAAAGAAATTAGCGGATGCGATAGTCTTTGGAAAAGCAATTAAAATTAATCAAGAGGATAGTGAAGAGGAATAA
- a CDS encoding DUF5320 domain-containing protein, with product MPNKDGTGPRGEGSKTGRQLGNCAGAQDQGQNQERGRGLGRRCGRGQGNGRCGQPRGQGRGNWSKAGYSEPEKNKEQE from the coding sequence ATGCCAAATAAAGATGGAACAGGTCCACGAGGAGAAGGGTCTAAAACAGGACGACAACTAGGTAATTGTGCAGGAGCACAAGACCAAGGACAAAACCAAGAACGAGGTAGAGGATTAGGAAGACGTTGTGGACGAGGACAAGGAAATGGCCGTTGTGGGCAACCACGTGGCCAAGGACGAGGAAATTGGTCTAAAGCTGGTTATTCAGAACCAGAAAAAAACAAGGAACAAGAATAA
- a CDS encoding DNA-directed RNA polymerase subunit A'' (DNA-dependent RNA polymerase catalyzes the transcription of DNA into RNA using the four ribonucleoside triphosphates as substrates), with protein sequence MEKLIDEYKSLLPEKIIRELKEIIPDKTSAAKQKKIFEAVYKEYRNSLAEPGESVGVVSAESIGEPSTQMTLNTFHLAGVSEVKVTTGLPRIIEVLDGRKTISTASTEIYLKPPYNSGKDITKIASQIRETTFKRYIKEIDINISSASLQVLLDMKRVQDAELTTKHIAKVLEKSVKGYTFKEEKEASITIKAAKEDNINDLYKLKEIIKDIYVNGIKGITQVIPVKRDEEHVIVTAGSNMKEILKLEYIDKTRTVSNDLYEVEKYMGIEAARQLIINEINKVLDTQGIPIDIRHIMLVADTMTMSGHVLGINRYGIVKEKPSVLARASFETPIRHLISAALAGERDDLNSVIENVMLNQPIPVGTGLPGLVTAGILNPDEHKIVKKTKAAAKAK encoded by the coding sequence ATGGAAAAACTAATTGATGAATACAAATCCTTGCTTCCTGAGAAAATTATTAGAGAACTTAAGGAAATTATTCCCGATAAAACTTCTGCTGCTAAGCAAAAAAAGATTTTTGAAGCGGTTTACAAAGAATATCGAAATTCTCTTGCTGAGCCAGGGGAAAGCGTGGGTGTTGTAAGCGCTGAAAGTATCGGTGAGCCATCTACACAAATGACACTAAACACATTCCACCTTGCAGGTGTATCTGAAGTAAAAGTGACTACAGGTCTTCCTCGAATTATTGAAGTTTTAGATGGTCGAAAAACTATTTCAACTGCATCAACAGAAATTTATCTAAAACCGCCTTATAATAGCGGTAAAGATATTACTAAAATCGCAAGTCAAATTCGAGAAACAACATTTAAGCGATATATTAAAGAAATTGATATTAACATTAGTTCTGCATCATTGCAAGTGCTGCTCGATATGAAGCGGGTTCAAGATGCTGAGCTTACCACCAAACATATTGCAAAAGTTTTAGAAAAAAGTGTGAAAGGTTACACATTTAAAGAAGAAAAAGAGGCCAGCATTACTATTAAAGCAGCTAAAGAAGATAACATTAATGATTTATACAAACTTAAAGAAATTATTAAAGACATCTACGTAAACGGTATTAAAGGCATAACACAAGTTATTCCTGTAAAACGTGATGAAGAACATGTTATTGTTACTGCAGGAAGTAATATGAAAGAAATTCTCAAACTTGAATACATTGATAAAACTCGAACCGTTTCAAACGATTTATATGAAGTAGAAAAATATATGGGTATTGAAGCAGCAAGACAACTTATTATTAATGAAATCAACAAAGTTCTTGACACGCAAGGTATTCCTATCGATATACGACACATTATGCTTGTTGCAGATACTATGACCATGAGTGGTCACGTTCTTGGTATTAACAGATACGGTATTGTTAAGGAAAAACCTAGTGTGCTTGCTCGAGCAAGTTTTGAAACACCTATTCGTCATCTTATCAGTGCAGCGCTTGCTGGAGAACGAGATGACTTAAATAGTGTTATTGAAAATGTTATGCTTAATCAGCCAATCCCTGTTGGTACGGGCCTTCCAGGTCTTGTTACTGCAGGAATTTTAAATCCGGATGAGCATAAAATAGTCAAGAAAACAAAAGCAGCAGCTAAGGCAAAATAA
- a CDS encoding DNA-directed RNA polymerase subunit A', with translation MDEQFTFKKVGAITFGIMSPQFIKGMSSAKIVTPELYDKEGYPVDGGLMDVRLGVIDPGLKCKTCGLKLKECPGHFSYIEVARPVVHIKFVELALDLLRLTCKDCGRILIPETKIQEVKDELDKISEFGTDTERRNFLKEMIATMKTVTKCPHCSAKQQKIKLEKPTTFLEDEKRISPIEIRTRFEKISNEDLKVIGINPVTARPEWTILTVLPIPPVTMRPSITLESGERSEDDLTHKLGDIVRINQRLFENINAGAPEIIVEDLWDLLQYHVTTFFDNDVSQLPPARHRSGQPLKTLTARVKSKEGRIRHNLAGKRTNFSARAVISPDPKLEINEVGVPRNFSMKLTVPEKITDWNIDYLKKFVERGPDEYPGANYIVRPDGRRKRITDETKEQLLEELEPGLIVERHLMDGDVVLFNRQPSLHKMSMMCHKVRVLDGLTLRLNPAVCAPYNADFDGDEMNLHVPQTEESRAEAELLMQVQTQLISPRYGLSIIGCNQDAISGNYLLTNNNFKTSHEEAVDILMAIGETDFSNLPKKKEVSGKEIFSTLLPKDLSFSAPNKNYKEHPEDPESMVIIKNGSLTQGVLDKNNLGEGSGLLLRQIHKLYGPEDTVMFLGKIYRLGIEVLFRLGFTTGIADTDLSDEGNSQVQKTIKQAEKDADKLIEQFKAGTLEALPGHSEAETLELKLLSVLNKARNDAGNIVGETARQSNTMDMLKSGARGNIINMAQMSALVGQQDLRGGRVNKGFHNRTLSCFKEGDLSGDAHGFIRNGFKSGLKPHEAFFMAMTGRDSLMDTALRTPKSGYLYRRLANAMQDLKIEYDYTVRDASGKLVQFIFGEDGVDVSKSEGGIINVKKIVGEVLEE, from the coding sequence ATGGACGAACAATTTACTTTCAAAAAAGTTGGCGCAATCACATTTGGAATCATGAGTCCTCAATTTATTAAGGGCATGTCCAGCGCAAAGATTGTCACACCTGAACTCTATGATAAAGAAGGTTATCCTGTTGATGGAGGCCTTATGGATGTTCGATTAGGTGTCATTGACCCCGGTCTTAAATGTAAAACATGCGGTTTAAAACTTAAAGAATGCCCTGGTCACTTCAGTTACATCGAAGTAGCGCGACCAGTTGTTCACATTAAATTTGTTGAACTTGCGCTTGATTTACTACGACTAACCTGTAAAGATTGTGGAAGAATTCTTATTCCTGAAACTAAAATTCAAGAAGTTAAAGACGAACTTGATAAAATCAGTGAATTCGGAACTGATACTGAAAGACGTAATTTTCTTAAAGAAATGATAGCAACAATGAAAACAGTTACTAAATGTCCTCATTGTAGTGCAAAGCAGCAAAAAATTAAACTTGAAAAACCTACAACATTTCTTGAAGATGAAAAAAGAATCAGTCCTATTGAAATTAGAACACGATTTGAAAAAATTAGCAATGAGGATTTAAAAGTCATCGGCATAAATCCCGTAACAGCAAGACCTGAATGGACTATTCTTACAGTGCTTCCTATTCCTCCAGTCACCATGCGTCCTAGTATTACGCTAGAGTCTGGTGAACGAAGTGAAGATGACTTAACACACAAATTAGGAGATATTGTTCGTATTAATCAACGATTATTTGAAAACATTAATGCTGGTGCTCCAGAAATTATTGTTGAAGATTTATGGGATTTATTGCAATATCATGTGACAACATTTTTTGATAATGATGTATCGCAACTTCCTCCAGCACGTCATCGTAGTGGTCAACCATTAAAAACATTAACAGCACGTGTAAAATCTAAAGAGGGTCGTATCAGACATAATCTTGCTGGTAAACGTACAAACTTTAGTGCTCGTGCAGTTATTAGTCCTGATCCAAAATTAGAGATTAATGAAGTTGGTGTTCCAAGAAACTTTTCTATGAAACTCACTGTTCCTGAGAAAATTACTGATTGGAATATAGATTATTTGAAAAAATTTGTTGAACGCGGTCCTGATGAATATCCTGGTGCAAATTATATTGTTCGCCCAGATGGACGTAGAAAACGCATTACTGATGAAACAAAAGAACAACTTTTAGAAGAACTTGAACCAGGTCTTATTGTCGAAAGACATTTAATGGATGGAGATGTAGTATTATTTAATCGTCAACCATCATTGCACAAAATGAGTATGATGTGTCATAAAGTGCGTGTTCTTGACGGATTAACTCTTCGACTTAATCCCGCTGTATGTGCACCTTATAACGCAGACTTTGATGGTGATGAGATGAACTTACATGTTCCTCAAACAGAAGAATCTCGGGCTGAAGCAGAGCTTCTTATGCAAGTACAAACGCAACTAATTAGTCCTCGTTATGGCCTTTCTATTATTGGTTGTAACCAAGATGCAATTAGTGGAAATTACTTGTTAACAAACAATAATTTCAAGACATCTCATGAAGAAGCTGTTGATATATTAATGGCTATTGGTGAAACAGATTTTTCCAATCTTCCTAAGAAAAAAGAAGTAAGCGGTAAAGAAATTTTTAGCACATTACTTCCTAAGGATTTAAGTTTTAGCGCACCAAACAAAAATTATAAAGAACACCCTGAAGATCCTGAAAGCATGGTTATCATTAAGAATGGCAGCTTAACTCAAGGTGTTTTAGATAAAAATAATCTTGGTGAAGGAAGCGGTCTGCTTTTGCGGCAAATCCATAAACTTTACGGTCCTGAAGATACCGTTATGTTCCTTGGTAAAATTTATCGCTTAGGAATTGAAGTGTTATTTCGCTTAGGATTCACAACAGGTATTGCAGATACTGATCTTTCTGATGAGGGTAACTCGCAAGTGCAAAAAACCATTAAACAAGCTGAAAAAGATGCTGATAAACTTATTGAGCAATTTAAAGCAGGAACACTTGAAGCACTTCCAGGACATAGCGAAGCAGAAACTCTTGAGCTCAAATTACTTAGTGTTTTAAATAAAGCTCGTAACGATGCAGGTAATATTGTCGGCGAGACTGCTCGACAATCTAACACCATGGACATGCTTAAGTCTGGTGCCCGAGGTAATATTATTAACATGGCTCAGATGAGCGCACTTGTTGGACAGCAAGACCTTCGTGGTGGAAGAGTAAACAAAGGTTTTCACAATAGAACATTATCTTGTTTTAAAGAAGGAGATCTTAGTGGAGACGCCCATGGCTTTATTAGAAATGGTTTTAAATCAGGTCTTAAGCCTCATGAAGCATTCTTTATGGCTATGACTGGTCGGGATTCTCTAATGGATACTGCGCTTCGAACGCCAAAGAGCGGATATTTATACAGAAGACTTGCAAATGCTATGCAAGACTTAAAAATTGAATACGATTACACTGTTCGTGATGCATCAGGTAAACTGGTACAATTCATATTTGGTGAAGATGGTGTTGATGTTTCCAAAAGTGAAGGAGGCATTATTAACGTAAAAAAAATCGTAGGCGAGGTCTTGGAGGAATAA